One window of Desulfosoma sp. genomic DNA carries:
- a CDS encoding DUF3786 domain-containing protein encodes MDEKRELLKNRLVPLDIYKATPKTNCGDCGQPTCLAFATQAAVGEIPLDACPHMAEEAREKFRERLQRQLDKGIGKKRESFEKTLEFLRASLGPWMTVENAVALGASWNPGPDGKPALRMPYLDDEVLVTEEDVQSVNGRPLSPWEKIFLYNYVIGGAVEPSGRWVGMESLPNSVSKIKSLRAHCEEPLAKAFPCHPESLRQAVAPLFEELSAKSGEADWTGECGLLPKVRLRLLWWPEDEEEGFPSRVKFLFDSRVLETLDLESLLFACEQVTERILENRQGR; translated from the coding sequence GTGGACGAGAAAAGAGAGCTTCTCAAGAACCGCCTTGTTCCCTTAGACATCTATAAAGCCACCCCCAAGACAAACTGCGGGGATTGCGGCCAGCCCACCTGCTTGGCCTTTGCCACTCAGGCTGCGGTGGGAGAAATTCCCTTGGACGCATGCCCCCATATGGCTGAAGAAGCCAGGGAAAAATTTAGAGAACGTCTGCAACGCCAATTGGATAAGGGTATCGGTAAAAAGAGAGAAAGTTTCGAAAAAACGCTCGAGTTTTTGCGTGCATCGCTTGGTCCATGGATGACTGTGGAAAATGCTGTGGCCCTCGGGGCTTCATGGAATCCAGGTCCTGATGGAAAACCTGCTTTGCGTATGCCGTATTTGGATGACGAGGTGCTTGTAACGGAAGAAGATGTGCAGTCTGTGAACGGGCGCCCCTTGAGCCCCTGGGAAAAGATCTTCTTGTACAATTACGTTATTGGTGGTGCCGTGGAACCTTCTGGGCGATGGGTAGGGATGGAAAGCCTTCCCAATTCTGTTTCCAAGATCAAGAGTCTTCGAGCCCACTGCGAGGAGCCTTTGGCCAAAGCTTTTCCTTGTCATCCTGAGTCTTTACGGCAAGCTGTCGCGCCTCTCTTTGAGGAATTGTCTGCCAAGAGCGGCGAAGCCGACTGGACCGGTGAATGTGGGCTTTTGCCCAAGGTGCGCCTTCGATTGCTGTGGTGGCCTGAGGATGAAGAGGAAGGCTTTCCATCGAGAGTGAAATTTCTTTTTGACTCCCGCGTCTTGGAAACCTTGGATCTGGAATCGCTGCTTTTCGCCTGTGAACAGGTGACCGAGAGAATCCTCGAAAACCGTCAAGGACGGTAA
- a CDS encoding Hsp20/alpha crystallin family protein yields MRLASEGWINELFSMKERMDALYQDTVQAVQPDTDMAEAMPVWEPVADVFENEEKWTAVVDLPGVSKADFSLELVQDTLVLSGTRPEGMDKSYETILRERPSGPFKRQWSLPENIEQEKVSADYRDGVLTIVVPKTPVASRKVPVRAET; encoded by the coding sequence ATGAGGTTAGCTAGCGAGGGATGGATCAACGAACTCTTTTCCATGAAAGAGCGCATGGACGCTTTGTATCAGGATACCGTTCAAGCTGTGCAGCCCGACACGGACATGGCAGAAGCGATGCCGGTATGGGAACCTGTAGCAGATGTCTTTGAAAACGAAGAAAAATGGACGGCTGTGGTGGATCTTCCGGGTGTCTCAAAGGCCGATTTCTCTTTAGAGTTGGTTCAAGATACCCTGGTCCTTTCCGGAACGAGACCTGAGGGGATGGACAAAAGCTACGAAACGATCCTGCGTGAGAGACCGAGCGGTCCTTTTAAAAGGCAGTGGTCGCTTCCAGAAAACATTGAACAGGAAAAGGTTTCGGCAGACTATCGTGACGGTGTTTTGACCATCGTTGTTCCCAAAACTCCTGTGGCCTCACGCAAAGTGCCTGTGCGTGCTGAAACCTGA
- the htpX gene encoding zinc metalloprotease HtpX, with product MGNQFRTLVLLTALTLLIVFMGKLLGGSQGMVIALIFALVMNFGTYWFSDKIVLAMYRAQVVSEHEAPELYRMVRELAMMAGLPMPRVAIIPSETPNAFATGRNPSNAVVAVTHGILRLLSPNELRGVLAHELAHIKNRDILVGTIAASLAGAIMFIADMLRWGAIFGGFRGSDDEDGGGVGIVGAMVLAIVAPLAAMLIQMAISRSREYLADATGASIAQNPLGLAGALEKLAIASERIPMVEAKPATAHLFIVNPLSGRSLASLFSTHPPIEERIRRLRAMAR from the coding sequence ATGGGAAATCAGTTCCGCACCCTTGTGCTTCTTACGGCGTTGACCTTACTCATTGTGTTTATGGGCAAACTTCTCGGCGGCAGCCAAGGCATGGTTATCGCTCTCATCTTCGCTCTGGTAATGAATTTCGGCACTTACTGGTTTTCGGACAAGATCGTCTTGGCCATGTACCGAGCACAGGTTGTTTCAGAACATGAAGCACCCGAATTGTACCGCATGGTTCGAGAACTGGCCATGATGGCGGGGCTTCCCATGCCCAGGGTTGCTATTATTCCGTCGGAAACCCCCAATGCGTTTGCCACGGGTCGAAATCCAAGCAACGCCGTGGTAGCGGTCACCCATGGGATTCTGCGTCTGCTCAGCCCCAACGAGCTGCGAGGTGTCTTGGCCCATGAATTGGCTCACATCAAGAATCGCGACATTTTGGTAGGAACCATCGCAGCGTCCCTTGCCGGCGCCATCATGTTCATTGCAGATATGTTGCGATGGGGAGCCATCTTCGGCGGTTTTCGAGGCAGTGACGATGAAGACGGCGGGGGTGTGGGCATTGTGGGCGCTATGGTTCTTGCCATTGTGGCACCGTTGGCCGCCATGCTGATCCAGATGGCAATTTCCAGGTCTCGCGAATATTTAGCCGATGCCACCGGAGCAAGCATCGCCCAAAATCCTTTGGGACTTGCCGGCGCTTTGGAAAAGCTGGCCATTGCATCCGAAAGGATTCCTATGGTGGAAGCCAAGCCCGCGACGGCCCATCTTTTCATTGTCAATCCCCTCTCGGGCCGAAGCCTCGCCAGCCTGTTCAGCACGCATCCACCCATTGAAGAGCGTATTCGCCGACTGCGTGCCATGGCCCGCTAA
- a CDS encoding adenylosuccinate synthase, translated as MKTVVVIGTQWGDEGKGKVVDLLTARADYVVRFQGGNNAGHTLVVGGRKIILHLTPSGILHPDKVCIIGNGVVVDPKVLLEELERLKDFGVDVTPERLVLSSYAHVIMPYHRLLDVAREARKGHGKIGTTGRGIGPCYEDKVARTGVRIHHLLDEETLRRRLEEILEEKNFLLTQYYGQPPVALETVLEEYLHYGQRIAPFVADVSLRLKKALDSQKTILFEGAQGTHLDVDHGTYPFVTSSSTVAGNACCGAGVGPTAIGHVVGIMKAYTTRVGGGPFPTELNDPTGEHIRTCGGEFGSTTGRPRRCGWLDLCVVKDAVRLNGLASLAVTKLDVLTGLPRLRMAVGYRCAGTVLDGRPPELERIEQCEPIYEDLEGWETDLRQVRRFEDLPAAARRYLEAVQDHVGIPFSIISVGPGREETIILQDPFSR; from the coding sequence ATGAAGACCGTTGTGGTGATCGGAACCCAATGGGGCGATGAAGGCAAAGGCAAAGTCGTGGATCTTTTGACGGCGCGTGCCGATTATGTGGTGCGTTTTCAGGGCGGGAACAACGCCGGGCATACCCTGGTGGTGGGTGGCCGCAAGATCATCCTTCATTTAACCCCGTCGGGAATTTTGCATCCAGACAAAGTGTGCATCATCGGTAACGGCGTGGTGGTGGATCCCAAGGTCCTTCTTGAGGAACTGGAACGGCTCAAGGATTTCGGGGTCGACGTCACCCCGGAAAGACTGGTGCTCAGTTCTTACGCCCATGTGATCATGCCTTATCATCGTCTTTTAGATGTGGCGCGGGAAGCTCGAAAAGGGCACGGCAAGATCGGAACCACAGGGCGAGGCATCGGGCCTTGCTACGAAGATAAGGTGGCTCGCACGGGCGTGCGAATCCACCACTTATTGGACGAAGAGACTCTAAGAAGACGATTGGAAGAGATTTTGGAAGAAAAGAACTTCCTTCTAACCCAATATTACGGGCAGCCTCCTGTAGCGTTGGAAACCGTCCTTGAAGAATACCTTCATTACGGACAAAGAATCGCTCCCTTTGTGGCCGATGTCTCCCTGCGTCTCAAGAAAGCGCTCGATTCTCAAAAGACCATTCTTTTTGAAGGGGCTCAAGGAACCCATCTGGATGTGGACCATGGAACCTATCCTTTCGTCACCTCATCCAGCACGGTGGCAGGCAATGCCTGTTGCGGTGCCGGAGTCGGCCCGACAGCCATCGGTCACGTGGTGGGTATCATGAAGGCCTACACAACGCGGGTCGGTGGAGGGCCTTTTCCTACAGAACTGAACGACCCGACCGGGGAACACATTCGTACCTGTGGCGGAGAATTCGGTTCCACCACAGGGCGTCCTCGACGTTGTGGCTGGTTGGATTTGTGTGTGGTCAAGGACGCAGTGCGCTTGAACGGTTTGGCGAGTCTGGCCGTCACAAAGCTGGACGTGCTCACCGGGCTGCCACGGCTGCGTATGGCGGTGGGATACCGTTGCGCAGGAACCGTGCTGGACGGAAGACCCCCCGAACTGGAACGCATCGAACAATGTGAACCCATCTATGAAGACCTTGAGGGCTGGGAAACCGACTTGAGGCAGGTGCGTCGTTTTGAGGACCTGCCGGCAGCGGCGCGACGTTACCTGGAAGCCGTTCAAGACCATGTGGGAATACCTTTCTCCATTAT